In the Methanobrevibacter sp. V74 genome, one interval contains:
- a CDS encoding ATP-grasp domain-containing protein, translating to MEKLLLIGIDTRSMLKSALKLDYDIYSTSYFSTSDTPKTKNQKIILKENDGESCGIFEDNFNGKSIIELSKDYIDEVDYIIPISGVSPADFKKRDQKKILGTKDVENIENKYKFYNTIKNEFSTPLTFNINDIDEAFEINKNYPDIQFILKPIQGNGGYDINLLNNSKDIEFNWTKFIMQEYVSGVNLSSSVLSTKHDSKTITNTRLLTMNDFKNNYDFRYIGNILPLSEKSIMREIKNFEKLNEEMEDTSENIAKKFKLIGSNGIDYILNKNGLHVIEVNPRLQGTFECVEKAFGINMLEAHIKACKGEIIEIPKAKYYAYKKIIYSKTRMKYYTLDLDNIYDLPHVGSITEKDEPLLTIIDKNIDFEKLYKKVELTSKIVNEASIKYQLDKE from the coding sequence ATGGAAAAGCTATTACTTATTGGAATTGATACAAGAAGCATGCTTAAAAGTGCATTAAAATTAGATTATGATATCTACTCAACTAGCTATTTTTCAACTTCAGATACACCAAAAACCAAAAACCAAAAAATTATTTTAAAAGAAAATGATGGTGAAAGCTGTGGAATTTTTGAAGATAACTTTAATGGCAAAAGTATTATAGAGTTATCAAAGGATTACATTGACGAAGTTGACTATATCATACCAATTTCAGGCGTATCTCCAGCTGATTTTAAAAAAAGAGATCAGAAAAAGATTCTGGGAACTAAAGATGTTGAAAATATTGAAAATAAATACAAGTTTTACAATACCATTAAAAATGAATTTTCGACTCCGCTGACTTTTAATATAAATGATATAGATGAAGCTTTTGAAATAAATAAAAATTACCCAGATATTCAATTTATTTTAAAACCCATTCAAGGAAATGGAGGGTATGATATAAATCTTTTAAATAACAGCAAGGATATCGAATTTAATTGGACTAAATTCATCATGCAGGAATATGTTTCTGGAGTGAATTTAAGTTCATCAGTTTTATCTACAAAACACGATTCAAAAACAATTACAAATACCAGATTGCTTACAATGAATGATTTTAAAAACAATTATGATTTTAGATACATAGGAAATATCTTACCTTTAAGTGAAAAGTCAATAATGAGAGAAATTAAAAATTTTGAAAAACTAAATGAAGAAATGGAAGATACCTCAGAGAATATTGCTAAAAAATTTAAATTAATTGGATCAAATGGCATAGATTATATCCTTAATAAAAATGGATTGCATGTTATTGAAGTAAATCCGAGACTTCAAGGCACCTTTGAATGTGTTGAAAAAGCATTTGGAATAAATATGCTTGAAGCACATATTAAAGCATGTAAAGGTGAAATTATTGAAATTCCAAAAGCTAAATATTATGCTTATAAAAAGATAATTTACAGCAAAACCAGAATGAAATACTACACCCTTGATTTAGACAACATTTATGACTTGCCCCATGTAGGTTCAATCACAGAAAAAGATGAACCATTGCTTACAATAATTGACAAAAATATTGATTTTGAAAAGTTATATAAAAAAGTAGAATTAACAAGTAAAATAGTCAATGAAGCATCTATAAAATACCAACTAGATAAAGAATAA
- a CDS encoding V-type ATP synthase subunit D: protein MAQDIIDGINPTRMELLSLKNRTKLAVKGHGLLKEKRDALIKEFFDILDRVKGIRENAELSLKEANDALVEAQIAMGDLAVRKASLSVKESIDVDIASRSVMGVAVPVTNVKMEERSIIDRGYSFSDTTIQLDEAAKKFEESLKYLIELGEVEKTIFLLAEEIEATKRRVNALEHIMIPRFKNTENYIDMRLQEMERENFVRLKMIRSTIEKNEKAAAAAKEAEDA from the coding sequence ATGGCACAAGATATTATAGATGGAATTAATCCAACTCGTATGGAATTATTATCCCTTAAGAATAGAACTAAACTAGCTGTTAAAGGGCATGGTTTACTTAAAGAAAAAAGGGATGCTTTAATCAAAGAGTTTTTTGATATCTTGGATCGTGTCAAAGGTATTCGTGAAAATGCAGAATTAAGTCTTAAAGAAGCAAATGATGCTTTAGTTGAAGCTCAAATTGCTATGGGGGATTTAGCTGTAAGAAAAGCATCTTTATCAGTTAAAGAATCCATTGATGTAGATATTGCATCAAGAAGTGTTATGGGTGTAGCAGTACCTGTAACTAATGTTAAAATGGAAGAAAGATCCATTATTGACAGAGGTTATAGTTTTTCTGACACTACTATTCAATTAGATGAAGCTGCAAAGAAATTTGAGGAATCACTTAAGTATTTAATCGAACTTGGTGAAGTAGAAAAAACAATTTTCTTACTTGCTGAAGAAATCGAAGCTACTAAACGTAGGGTAAATGCTTTAGAACATATTATGATTCCAAGATTCAAAAATACTGAAAACTATATTGATATGAGACTCCAAGAAATGGAAAGGGAAAACTTTGTTCGATTGAAAATGATTAGATCAACTATTGAGAAAAATGAAAAAGCAGCAGCTGCAGCTAAAGAAGCTGAAGATGCATAA